In the Malania oleifera isolate guangnan ecotype guangnan chromosome 1, ASM2987363v1, whole genome shotgun sequence genome, one interval contains:
- the LOC131161016 gene encoding E3 ubiquitin-protein ligase RMA3-like, which produces MAQFELGDAASLKQRWESISSADSITKAAENPDGCFDCNICLDSAHDPVVTLCGHLFCWPCIYLWLHVRTSSAPDADCKHKCPVCKADVSPASLVPLYGSGSPSSRSKPKRYNLGGVAVPHRPSACGLHTLITTVASSPLNPHQSRRVLHDPRPYYGSYTAASAELGDVALPSAFSSMVGLLGRMVYTSIFGGSDTSLFGYPYQNSYADLMGGSSSHRIMRRQEMQADTSLNRVSFFLFCCFLLCLLLF; this is translated from the coding sequence ATGGCACAGTTCGAATTGGGTGATGCTGCTTCTCTCAAGCAGAGATGGGAGAGCATCAGCTCAGCTGATTCAATTACCAAAGCTGCAGAAAATCCTGATGGTTGCTTTGATTGCAACATTTGCCTAGACTCGGCGCACGACCCGGTCGTCACCCTCTGCGGCCATCTCTTCTGTTGGCCCTGCATTTACCTGTGGCTCCATGTCCGAACCTCTTCGGCCCCAGACGCAGACTGTAAGCATAAATGCCCGGTTTGTAAGGCCGATGTCTCCCCAGCTTCACTAGTTCCTCTCTACGGGAGTGGCTCGCCCTCCTCCCGCTCCAAACCCAAAAGGTACAACCTCGGCGGCGTGGCTGTCCCTCACAGACCATCAGCCTGTGGATTGCATACCTTGATTACCACTGTAGCATCATCCCCTTTGAACCCGCATCAGAGTCGTCGCGTTCTTCACGATCCTCGCCCTTACTACGGAAGTTATACTGCAGCATCGGCTGAGCTCGGGGACGTGGCCTTGCCAAGTGCTTTTAGTTCAATGGTTGGGTTGTTAGGGAGGATGGTGTATACCAGCATCTTTGGTGGTTCGGACACAAGCTTGTTCGGTTATCCTTATCAGAATTCGTATGCTGATCTGATGGGTGGGAGTAGTAGTCACAGAATTATGAGAAGGCAGGAAATGCAGGCTGACACGTCTCTTAACAGAGTTTCATTCTTTCTTTTCTGTTGCTTTCTTCTTTGCCTTCTCTTGTTCTGA
- the LOC131158510 gene encoding E3 ubiquitin-protein ligase RMA3-like, with protein MLRRRSTFGHRDGLGHTASMAQFELGDASDLKQKWKNIIPADSTTKAAENPDGCFDCNICLDSAQDPVVTLCGHLFCWPCIYQLLHVQPSSALSADHRQNCPVCKAHVSPASLVPLYGSGSKSKRPTLQGVGVPRRPAACGLDTLINTTTADAAAVAAAASPPNPRRSQRILHDPHPYYGGYSAASAGLGDVRLPSGFSPMVGMLGKMVYSSIYGRSDTISLFSYPYQNSYGDVVGGRSGRSMRRLEMQAYQSLDRVSFFLFCFFVFCFLLF; from the coding sequence ATGCTAAGAAGAAGATCCACTTTTGGACACAGAGACGGCCTTGGTCACACAGCTTCCATGGCACAATTCGAATTGGGGGATGCTTCTGATCTCAAGCAGAAATGGAAGAACATCATCCCAGCCGATTCAACTACCAAAGCTGCAGAAAATCCTGATGGTTGCTTCGATTGCAACATTTGTTTAGACTCTGCGCAGGACCCCGTGGTCACCCTCTGCGGCCATCTCTTCTGTTGGCCCTGCATTTACCAGTTGCTCCATGTCCAACCCTCTTCAGCGCTAAGCGCGGACCATAGGCAGAACTGCCCGGTTTGTAAGGCCCATGTTTCCCCAGCTTCATTAGTTCCTCTCTACGGGAGCGGGTCCAAATCTAAAAGGCCTACCCTGCAGGGTGTGGGTGTCCCCCGCAGACCAGCAGCCTGTGGGTTGGATACCTTGATTAATACTACTACTGCTGATGCTGCTGCTGTAGCAGCAGCAGCATCCCCTCCAAACCCGCGTCGAAGCCAGCGCATTCTTCATGATCCTCACCCATATTATGGCGGTTACTCCGCAGCCTCGGCTGGTCTTGGGGACGTGAGGTTGCCGAGTGGTTTTAGTCCAATGGTTGGGATGTTAGGGAAGATGGTGTATAGCAGCATATATGGGAGATCGGACACAATAAGTCTGTTTAGTTATCCTTATCAGAATTCTTATGGTGATGTGGTGGGTGGGAGAAGTGGTAGAAGTATGAGAAGGCTGGAAATGCAGGCTTACCAGTCTCTTGACAGAGTTTCATTCTTTCTTTTCTGTTTCTTTGTTTTTTGCTTTCTCTTGTTTTGA
- the LOC131161008 gene encoding E3 ubiquitin-protein ligase RMA3-like: MAQFELGDASDLKQNWRNIIPGDSIPKAVENPDGCFDCNICLDTAHDPVVTLCGHLFCWPCIYQWLHLQISSDPDKQKCPVCKADVSSTSLVPLYGSGPHSSRSKSRRPNLQGVGVPRRPAACGLNTLITTTTTAASSPPNPRQSQRILHDPHPYYGGYSAASAGLGDVRLSSGFSPMVGMLGKMVYSSIFGGSDTISLFSYPYRNSYADLMMGGRSSSSGRIMQRLEMQASQSLDRVSFFLFCFFVFCFLLF, encoded by the coding sequence ATGGCACAATTCGAATTGGGTGATGCTTCTGATCTCAAGCAGAATTGGAGGAACATCATCCCCGGCGATTCAATCCCCAAAGCTGTAGAAAATCCTGATGGTTGCTTTGATTGCAACATTTGTTTAGACACCGCGCATGACCCTGTCGTCACCCTCTGCGGCCATCTCTTCTGCTGGCCCTGCATTTACCAGTGGCTCCATCTCCAAATCTCTTCGGATCCGGATAAGCAGAAATGCCCAGTTTGTAAGGCCGATGTCTCCTCAACTTCATTAGTTCCTCTCTACGGGAGCGGCCCCCACTCCTCCCGCTCCAAGTCCAGAAGGCCCAACCTGCAGGGTGTGGGTGTCCCCCGCAGACCAGCAGCCTGTGGATTGAATACCTTGATCACAACTACTACTACTGCAGCATCATCCCCTCCAAACCCGCGTCAAAGCCAGCGCATTCTTCACGATCCTCACCCATATTACGGGGGTTACTCCGCAGCCTCGGCTGGTCTTGGGGACGTGAGGTTGTCGAGTGGTTTCAGTCCGATGGTTGGGATGTTAGGGAAGATGGTGTATAGCAGCATATTTGGGGGATCGGACACAATAAGTTTGTTTAGTTATCCTTATCGGAATTCTTATGCTGATCTGATGATGGGTGGAAGAAGTAGTAGTAGTGGTAGAATTATGCAAAGGCTGGAAATGCAGGCTAGCCAGTCTCTTGACAGAGTTTCATTCTTTCTTTTCTGTTTCTTTGTTTTTTGCTTTCTCTTGTTTTGA
- the LOC131146420 gene encoding E3 ubiquitin-protein ligase RMA3-like — MALEHNFVETMAQFDDCNDVSLKQKWKNISDLTPAAENSDGCFDCNICLDSAHDPVVTLCGHLFCWPCIYKWLNVQTSSPDIDHQQKCPVCKADVSPTSLVPLYGRGLPSSESKKPDPGVPVPRRPAACGLHTLITTTSSSPTNTHRQHLHDPFHSQSFHHQQYFPHPYGSYNTASSNLGGVALPSVFSPTVGMFGEMVYARIFGGSDASLFSYPHQNSYPPMGSSSPRMRRQEIQVDKSLNRVSIFLFCCFVLCLLLF; from the coding sequence ATGGCCTTGGAACATAATTTCGTTGAGACAATGGCACAGTTTGATGATTGCAATGATGTTTCTCTCAAGCAGAAATGGAAAAACATCTCAGATCTGACTCCAGCTGCTGAAAATTCTGATGGTTGCTTTGATTGCAACATTTGTTTAGACTCGGCACATGATCCGGTTGTCACCCTCTGTGGTCATCTGTTCTGCTGGCCCTGCATTTACAAGTGGCTCAATGTGCAAACCTCCTCACCGGACATAGATCATCAGCAGAAATGCCCAGTCTGTAAGGCTGATGTCTCTCCAACTTCATTAGTTCCTCTATATGGGCGTGGCTTGCCATCCTCCGAATCCAAAAAGCCCGACCCGGGTGTACCTGTACCCCGTAGACCGGCAGCTTGTGGGTTGCATACCTTGATTACTACTACATCATCATCCCCTACGAACACACACCGTCAGCATCTCCACGATCCTTTCCATTCGCAATCATTTCACCACCAGCAGTACTTCCCTCATCCTTACGGAAGTTACAACACAGCATCATCCAATCTGGGGGGAGTGGCATTGCCGAGCGTTTTTAGTCCAACAGTTGGGATGTTCGGAGAGATGGTCTATGCCAGAATATTTGGGGGCTCAGACGCAAGTTTGTTTAGTTATCCTCATCAGAATTCTTATCCTCCAATGGGAAGTAGTAGTCCTAGAATGAGAAGACAAGAAATACAGGTGGACAAGTCTCTCAATAGAGTCTCAATCTTTCTCTTCTGCTGTTTTGTTCTTTGTCTTCTCCTCTTTTGA